One Argiope bruennichi chromosome 5, qqArgBrue1.1, whole genome shotgun sequence DNA segment encodes these proteins:
- the LOC129968676 gene encoding RNA-binding protein MEX3B-like — MKTSLLDMDRNSRVIEDSKIMDVAYNIQTLLSSLNDADNVSTMSVYEGDHRSKKSQNTTECVPVPSSEHVAEIVGRQGCKIKALRAKTNTYIKTPVRGEEPVFVVTGRKEDVASAKREILSAADHFSAIRAQRKNNLNGTLVPGPNSIIPGQTTIQVRVPYRVVGLVVGPKGATIKRIQQTTNTYIVTPSREKEPIFDVTGLPENVENARKEIEAHIAMRTGGSVEDGIEDYNSNPFEFTNNLNALTTSSFFKGDATNNYICQFRDSNNVLDLHNVDNLFTSFSGSSSRNVKQNNYFNTIGGFGGFGRFDNEDIADSPSYDTPGASLSASSWPDFPHTVTENGMSMFGSASMSASSLSDLSRSNSLTGPIGENAFGEQHPPARRIHSEPVTITEVSDLIGSISLGLGTSLAITPYASTAPSSLMSGGFNAAVSKCTSSSSSSPIESLAPGKKPSRDCQVCYESEIVAALVPCGHNLFCMECAQRIADDKNMSCPFCYQPVESTLRLRNGY, encoded by the exons ATGAAAACAAGTCTGCTTGATATGGATCGTAACAGCAGAGTTATTGAAGATTCAAAGATAATGGATGTAGCATATAATATTCAAACTCTTCTATCCAGCCTAAATGATGCTGATAATGTGAGCACTATGAGTGTCTACGAAGGGGACCATCGAAGTAAAAAAAGCCAAAACACAACAGAATGTGTGCCCGTCCCCAGCTCCGAACATGTTGCAGAAATAGTTGGAAGACAAG GTTGTAAGATAAAAGCTCTTCGGGCCAAAacaaatacttatattaaaaCTCCTGTCCGAGGAGAAGAACCTGTATTTGTTGTTACTGGAAGGAAAGAAGATGTTGCTTCTGCTAAGAGAGAAATACTCTCTGCTGCTGATCATTTCAGTGCTATCAGAGCTCAACGAAAAAACAACCTTAATGGAACGCTTGTACCAGGTCCCAACTCTATCATTCCAGGTCAGACGACAATCCAAGTCCGAGTTCCATATCGTGTTGTAGGATTGGTAGTAGGCCCTAAAGGTGCAACTATAAAACGAATTCAACAAACAACTAACACATATATTGTGACCCCTAGCAGAGAGAAGGAGCCCATTTTTGATGTTACAGGTTTACCTGAGAATGTTGAAAATGCCCGCAAAGAAATTGAAGCACATATTGCCATGCGAACTGGTGGATCTGTCGAGGATGGCATTGAGGATTACAATTCAAACCCATTCGAGTTCACAAATAACCTCAATGCTCTGACCACTAGTTCTTTCTTCAAAGGAGATGCCACCAACAACTACATTTGCCAATTTCGTGATAGCAATAATGTTCTGGACCTCCACAATGTGGATAACTTATTCACCAGTTTCAGTGGATCCTCTAGTCGTAATGTCAAGCAGAACAACTATTTCAATACAATTGGTGGCTTTGGAGGTTTTGGCAGGTTCGATAATGAGGATATTGCAGATTCGCCAAGTTATGATACTCCAGGTGCTTCTCTTAGTGCCTCATCATGGCCAGATTTTCCACACACGGTGACCGAGAATGGAATGTCCATGTTTGGCTCGGCATCTATGAGTGCCAGCAGCTTGTCTGATTTGTCTCGTAGCAACAGCCTTACTGGCCCTATTGGCGAAAATGCCTTTGGAGAACAGCATCCTCCTGCCAGAAGGATACACAGCGAGCCAGTAACAATTACGGAAGTTTCCGACTTGATTGGAAGTATAAGCCTAGGCCTGGGCACATCTCTTGCCATAACTCCATACGCTAGCACTGCGCCATCAAGTTTAATGTCCGGAGGATTCAATGCCGCTGTATCCAAATGCACAAGCAGTTCATCGAGCAGTCCCATCGAATCTTTGGCCCCTGGTAAAAAGCCTTCACGTGATTGTCAGGTTTGCTACGAGAGTGAAATTGTTGCCGCCCTTGTTCCCTGCGGCCACAATTTGTTCTGCATGGAATGTGCGCAACGCATTGCTGATGACAAAAACATGTCGTGTCCCTTTTGTTACCAACCTGTTGAGTCAACCTTGCGCCTCCGTAACGGCTACTAA